Genomic DNA from Desulfobacterales bacterium:
TAGCTGGACCTTTATCTAATGTGATTTTCGCGGCATTAGCTGGTTTAATTTTACGAACAGGAATTTTTAATAATTTTCAAATTTTGAGCATGATGCTGTATATTTTATTTATAATTAATATTGGCCTTGCTGTATTTAATCTTTTTCCGATTTATCCACTTGATGGTTCAAGGATTCTTGTTGCATTTCTAAAGCCAACCCAAAGAATCGCTTATTTTAAGGCTATGAATATTGTGCCTATGGTGTTTATTATACTTATAACTGCAGAATGGGCGTTCAAGATTCCCATTATAAGTTATATATTTAATCCGATATTTGTTCCAACATTAAAATTTGCAAGAAAATTATTTATGGGAATTTAAAAATCATGATGGATATAATATCAAGATTAATTAAAATTGGTAAAGCCTATGCTTTGTATAGTGCAAAATATATCGATAAATTAAGTGATTTTGACCCTGAAGAGTTTACAAGAGATTTTAATAAATACTCAAGAGATAAAAACAGTTCCAATACTGATTATAATTATGATTTTAAAACTTCATCAAGTTTT
This window encodes:
- a CDS encoding site-2 protease family protein: MDPVIMIIRIPAILMALTIHELAHGFIAKLLGDNTAEMEGRLTINPFVHLDFIGALMLLFGPFGWAKPVPVNASNFKDPIKDMAIVALAGPLSNVIFAALAGLILRTGIFNNFQILSMMLYILFIINIGLAVFNLFPIYPLDGSRILVAFLKPTQRIAYFKAMNIVPMVFIILITAEWAFKIPIISYIFNPIFVPTLKFARKLFMGI